The stretch of DNA GCAGAGACAGATATGGGAATGatgaacagaaatataaaataaatgttctctTCACAAATGAAACTGACAAAACTGAATATTGTTTTTAGAAGCACATAGGACAAAAACATTATTTGGTCATGCTTATTCATTTACAGATTTTATCAGTTTTCTTTCCCATGGCAAGGCAACATTGCAGGTTGTCGCAGTGCTGATGGCAACATACCACTCTTTGCGGTGGAGTGTCTCTGAGTATCACCCCGTGCTTTCCACTCTCCTTAGACAGTACATCATTAGCTGTCTGCTGAACACCTGGAGGCAAAGCCAGCAAGGTAATTATTGAGGGCATAGCGGCGTCTGCACGCTACCATCATTAACCCATCGTACCTCATTTACAGCAGAGAAAAGGCCTTGTTGTTTTAAGgggaggagacagaaagagagagcaatgTGAGAGaattcctttattgtcattacaacaaaactGAATGGCAATCCTGATGGTGGGTTTACACATAACAAACAGTAATTAAAAAGCGCAAACAGGCtacatatacaaatacaatacatataCTTGCTGTTACCTATAAAATAatatgtaaaaaagaaaacatgttagCAGCTTAGATATTAGCAGCCTTATAAATAAGTAATGCAGTTAAGAGTATACATTCAAAGGTGCAGTTGGCATGTAGATATCTGTGCAGTGCTCTATAATGCAATGATACTATAACATTCTCGTGAATTTGACAATAATGCAATAATCACATCTATATATGTGCAATGTTTCATATTACTCAAGTCAGTGTAAACTACACTGTTCACTGTATACACTACACTTCATTGATAAACGTATATAttactatatatgtatatatgtatatagatatgtgtgtgtatctatacataatatatatatatacatatatacacatatatatgcatgaatatatacatgcatatatatagtgattgattgattgattgattgcttgcttgattgattgattgattgattgattgattgattgattgattgattgattgattttagtCCACTAACCAGAAGAATTTCATTGAATTTACAATACAggttttctattctatttctaTTCTTTCTATGATTGGAATGTCAGCATTTGAGTACTGATAGTCACACAGGTCCCATGCAGTCAGTATCAGTGTTTGGCAGTGTCCAGGTCTGTTGGTCTGTGATTTGATGACGCTGAAGCATCTACCAGTGGGGGGAGGACAGCAGGTCAAACACAGGCTGTCCAGGTGGATTGAGTCTGTCAGTATATTGGCTGCTTTACTGTGGCAGCAAGAGCTGAATAAGTCCTCCAAAGAGGGCAGTGAGCAGCCGATGATCTTCTGGGCAGTATTGATGTCAGATAGAGATACAGTACGCTAGCACACTCTCGATGGTCACCACCAGGTTGGTTTTCTTGAGGATCCCCAGGACGTGGAATTGCTGCTTTACCTTCGTGACTACTGCAGTTGTGTTGGTATTGCAGGAGAGATATTTAGCAATGTGCGTACCCAGGAGCTTGAAAACAGTGGCCCAGACAGTGAGATGGTGATCAGCCCATGATGTGTCAAATATGATACACCAAACTTCTCTGAGTAGAGAGCTAATAAAGCTTGGAATTTGCTGTTGCTTTTTCATCAGGCACGAGACCTAGAGCTGTGCCTCTACTCTTAACCGTAAAGATGCAGGAATTTATGAAAGGCAAAGCGAgaactcacacaaacacacacatacacagaaccAGTAATGACTTGTTTGCTTCCTCAGCcacaaaaaacaggaaaagattTCGAGGTGAGCCGGCTTCAGAAATCCTTACTTCTGAGAAACCTCATAAATGACTGCAGAGGCCGGATTTAAGTATGCTTATGGGCATGTTTGTACACATTTATCTGCAGTATAGTATGTGTGGGCCTATAGGTTATGCATGGACATTTGCAATATGACATTTGAGTATGTATTTACAGTGCCAGTCAAAGGTTTTACACACTTTCACATTCAAGTGAataggaaggtgtgtccaaCATTTTGAGTAGTGCTGTATATGCACTTTATTTCAGGTTTCTTCCCTTGTTGAAAGCACTTAATCAttaatagatgtgtgtgtgtgtctgcatatttGAATGTATGCTCTCCTGCTGTTACGGAACAGCACAATCACCTCATCTGCTGTGTGGGCGGCCATTTCAggtaaaaggttaaaaacagaATTCCTACTTTTTCACCTTAAcgcctcatttccttcctccacttgTCACCAACGAGCCCATGCAGCTCTCACACGTCATGAGCAGGAATGCTTTTCTTCTAGTGGCACCAGCAGGCCGAAGTTGTCACTGTATTTCAGTGAACTACATCAATATAAAAACTGGAGAGAGAACAAAGAGAACAAAACATGGAATTTAGTGCTATCATCAAATACAAATACCtgtttgtccaatactttgatttatgaccaaacacctgaaaaactaatgacattccagTTTCACTTGTCTTTGTGTTACAGTAAGTGCttattagcaaatgttagcatgataACAACATGATAAATTAAGATAGTAAAATATTATACCTGCAACACATCAAAATACACCACTACAAGTacaacctcacagagctgctagcaaaCCTAGCAGCTCCACTCAGCATTCCTTATCAAGACTAGGAGTCTTGATAAGGAATGctgtgcaaatgtttttttttgttccttgtgtacatatatacagGTGAGTATATTATAGAGCCAACTTTACTTCTGGGTTTGATTCTGTTCTACTTTCATCTCTTGCTCGAATGTAATTTCTTTTCATCGTTCttcctgaaaaaaacaaaacacaatattaagATTTTCtgtctatatttattttttagcaaAGATAAGAGACTATTGTTTTGTCAGAATATCACGAGAGCATGTTTGTTACTAAGACTTGTGGGATTTATTGTTTACTGACTGTTTTCTGTGTTAAAATAACTGACTGAAATAACAGCATACTGGCTACTGGATTAGTAAATTAGCACTTAATAGACTATGAACAGAAAATCCCAGTATCATGAATGAGCTTTTTAAGATACACTTCCTGGGGAGGCCAGTGGAACAGAGGCTAACTCAAAGAGGGGACAGGTCTTCAGCATTCAAGTCTACAGGGGCACTTTGAGGCATTTAGAGCAATATTCTGCTAATTCTGGCTGAGAAAAGGGATTAAGGATATTCTTGCCACATTGCCATCTTCCTTAATCCCTTTTATAGTCAGCGTGAGTTTGTGAACATGACTTGCGCGCatacgcacgcacgcacgcacgcacgcacacacacacacacacacacacacacacacacacacacaaacacacacaactcacCTGATGTGACCATATAGACCATTtgacatgtatttttcatttacatttatgaaCCTGTTTGAACCTGTTTCTTTAATTAGTCTGTTATTTGAAGAAATGATGTGCAGCATGAGACAGGATTTTCTTCCAAAGtttgaaaatattttgttattttacatgaGAGTTTCctgtactcttttttttctctataatGTTCTTACTCATTTAAACTGGGCTGGGCTTAGTTGGAAAGTAATGATGTCATGTACTTATGAGCACCAATCAGGATTGAGCAACATTTGAATCAGAGTTGATAGCAGTTATGGGGTTGTTTGCTCATTCTCCCAGGGTATTGTCAATCACATCTGATCAAACTGTACAACTCTGATGAAGAAAATGATCTGCATTTGTGACTGCTAAACTCTTTAATAACAGCATGTCTAATAATGAATACTTCAttttgtatattaaaaaaatacttaacatatatataacatataacatataaatcAAAGCCTTCAGAGGTTTTCAGAGATGTAATGTGAGAGCTGTAACCCTGACCTTGCGTAAGAATAGATACTTcagaaagtaaagaaaacatattATATTGAAAGTGGGAACTTTCAAATCTTTAAATAGCATATTGGGTTTTCACAGCTAGTAGCTGGTGGCTATCATCTGTTGTAGTATCTACTGTTCCATGAAACAGAACAGTGAAATTACCAGACAAGCACAGTTTGCATACTATGACAATCAAAACCACAACCATTGGTTTATTTGGTGAAAATACTTTCTACAGTCAAGACAAAACAAGTTGTTTCAGTTTGCAGTATGctgaagtacagtacagtagcctGTATAACGGGTGCATACTATCTGCTAAACCTTATCTATCCCTGCCAGACAGTCATAATGAATTTATCAATTAGGCCTGGCTGTATGTGCCCTTGGGGCTGCAGTCCCAGCCCTCACCTCCTCTGCACTGAACTACAATCAGTCATCCTGTCAGAAAAGCAGAGAGATGAGAGCAGCCCTGAGAAGGCATTTTGAGGAGACTTTTAGGTCCAACAAAGAAGATGAACCTTTAAGAgcactgtaaaaaatatattttgtgcaATGTACAGTTACATGAGTGTTACACAAAGATCTTGTTTTTGACAGAGATTAGAATATTTAACATGGTGGGATATTTAAAATCAGATCAGGTGAAATTATGAGACTATTCAGCACTTGTGCACAGATGACTGTGCACAAGTGCTGGAAAAACCCAAAGCATTTTGAGTAATCTGATCCTTCTGCACGAGTCAATCAAGGCTTCGATGACATGTCTCCCTCCAGAGGAAAGCAGAGGAAGTATAGTGACTGAATACAACGTGTGCTCATATGTAAAgcaaaataaactttattaatatttgCATAAGTTGTCAGAAAATTGTACAAGAGTAATACGATATGTCACAATACAGTGCaatacacacatttgcacattttgacTTTCACTGGAAGATCTTCCTTGTCACAATACAGTGCaatacacacatttgcacattttgacTTTCACTGGAAGTTCTTCCATACATGTAATATAAAggccacaaaataaaaaatattacttGAATATATTTGACTCTTCAATAACAATGCAACAGCAACTGCAATAAGTATATAAATgttatacataaaaatatatatttttaaaaatcctgcACTGTGGCATAATAGAAATGGAAAGATGAGTTTATATTGGCAAGTTTTCTGAAAGTGTATAATCATGAGTGAAAATGCCTGACAGCAAACTGTTGAAATTCAAACCAAAACTCAGAGGAAACCGTTAGATGTGTATCAGTGCACACAGGTCCTGTTTACTTGGGAGGGGAACACATTGTGGTCTAACCACTTGAAACTGACAGGCAGGTGGTGGTGGAGCTTAGTCTAGATTTTTTAGGTGGTTTGCGAGTCTTGCTTGGGGTTGATGGTGGAGAGGCTACACTCAGATTCCTGATCCTGTTGAAACTGTTCCTCAGACTGTCCCGCCTGTTCTCTGAGGTGCTGCTGGTGTCCTTGGATGTGAATGTGTCTGGGGCACAGAGGCCGGCcttcaggcagcagcagcagagaagctGAGCAATAGCTGTCCTCATATCACTACTGCCCAGGGCGTAGATGATGGGGTTCAGGCCGGAGTTGAGGACAGCAAGAACAATGCAAAAATCTGCACTGAACAGTAGAGCACACTGGCGGGAGACGCAGAAAAAATCCACTAGTAAAAGCAGGAATAGTGGCCCCCAGCAAAGCATAAAGACCCCAACAATGCTGATCACAGTTTTAAGCAGAGCAAAGGAGCGCTTGCGACTGCGCTTGGTGGCCAGCTGGGTACTCTTGTGTACGTGGCAGTAGATGGCACCATAGAGCACGCCAATAGccaggaggatgaggaagaagataataagagagaaaaagatgtaGGTCTTGgagtagagagggaggagggtggagcATTTGTCCAAGCTGCACATACAGTTCCAGCCCAGCAATGGGAGGAAGCCAATCGCCAGTGCTAAAACCCAGCAGAGTGCGACCAAGCCATAGATCCTGTAGTAGGTATTTGCGGCTGACTTCCGCGGCATTGGCCTCATCATAGTGGTGTAACGCTCCACAGCAAttaacaataaactgaatatggATGCTGCCAGGGCAACAAACAGCATGCCCTCTCTGAACAGCCAAAGTGCAGGGCTGAGGCGGAACGTCTGGCTTCCGGACATACAGATGTTGACCAAGTAGGCAGCACCAGTCAGGAGGTCACTGAGTGTGATGTTGGCAATGCAGACGTAAACCCAGCGTCTGCTGTGGCGGATGCGGGAGATGACGGCCACCAACACCAGGAGATTCTCCAGGATGATGAAAACACTGAAGCAGAGGAAGATCGCCATGGTGGCACTGATGTGATTCTGATTGTTTGAGATGGTCCTGTTCTGCAGGCGGCCGGTGTGGTTGTAATGCCGCAAGATGACATGGCTAATTCCAGTGGCTGCAGTGGTGGCATTTGAGATGGTGGTGTTGCTGGGGTAATTGGGTAAGCGGTACAAGTGGGGGCAGGAGGAAGGGGATGTGAGGGAGGTGAAGACATTCATAGTGATGCCTGGGCTGGTCAAGATTGAGGCTGTGAGTGGCAACAGGCTGAACCAAACTGGTATGAGCTGCGAGGGAATTAGTGTGAAACTCCTGTAATAAAACAGGCTATCAGCACACTCTAACCACTGGAGCTCTGCCTGTAGACAATACAcacctgaagaaaaaaaaataagaacaatTTCAAAATCCAACAATATGAAACAAACTAATACAACTAAACTCTCCTTGCCCTCATAACTGTAGTGTGCACTTCCTCACTACAAGgctttaaacagtttaaaaggCTTCGTTTAAATGTCTTCCTCGTGTATGCCACAGTACTCCACCTTGCTGTGGTTAACACAGGATGAGTGAGCAGCTGCAGAGGGCATTTAAATCATGACATGAAGGAAATGCACAAATAACTTTGTAAACTAAAGTATTATACTGTCTTAAAATTCCCAAACAGCGGTAGAAATTGAAATACTGATCGATAATAGCAAAtagcacaaacacaatatcatATTAGTACATTTTTTCTCCTCAAAAACTGTTTTGGTTAGATCAACCAAGTTTGTGGTAGATGCACACATCCTGAGTAAGAAagcaggtgctggaccaaataACAAAACATGTAAAAGCAAGATACCAAGCTTGCTGTTACAGGATACCTATACCTAGGATATCCTgttaaatctacctgcattgggagctgcagtgtgcagacttttttcttgcttttacatATTTGGTGAAATCAAccaaaattaattaatcaaaattaatgcaaaaagaagcatttcacataaaacattttcaaagttcatattattttatatgaaatACATTATGAGCAAAAGCTTTACTTATGTATCAATTTGCTATAGGACAAGCGTCATATGGCATGCAGACATATGACATGCCGACATATGACAAGAATTGTGTGGCATAATGTGTAAATCTGTTAAGaatcaaatatttaaagttttgttctAATTTTATCCTATAATAAGTGTATGAAATCCATCACACATAATTATCGGAGTTGTAGATTGAAGTGAATTCTGCGCAGTGGAGGGTACTTACTCTGGCTGCTGGTGGTGATGCTGAGTATGTGAGAAGATGTTGTCGCTGACTACAGAATTTTGATGGGAAGGGGAAGTAAGGTTAGGTTGTTACAACCACACCCAAaggcatatacacacacacacacacacacacacacacacacacatagatatgCAACAGAAAGATTGCCGTCACTGACAAAGAGACACATCAACTGTGAATTCTAAAATTTCACAGTAGAAACAGTCAAAAGCTGTTTGAAAACGATCATTTCCACTTAACGTTCCACTTATTTCAGGAAATTAATTTTCAATTAGTTGACAATTAACAATTTTCCATTACTTTTGTGGTGTATCAAAATCATCATGTTTTCCCAAGGCATCATCTTTTAGTACTACTACACTTCAAATGGTATTGCTCAAGCTGCTTTATGATACCTTATACGGGAAGGGTCTCTTTCAACACATCATATTAAGCCAGttgtaaatgttttgtaaaGTAAATGACTCATTGTTTTTGAGGACATGTGGCAAGAATTTCACTTACGAGACGATGGCATCAAGCCAAGCATTATTACAAAAGCCCAAATAAGAGTTGATATTTTCTCAATATTTCTCAGAAAGTATAGAGAAAACAGGAACTCCCAATCAGATGGAAAAGGCCCCTCCCTGCACAGAGGGTTTCATACGTCTCATCGCACATCTGTGGTTGGTATAGAGGCCACACTTGCGCTATATTCACTCCACTTATTGCCACTATGCATGGCACACTTGAGATTAGCAAGCCTCACATCGTGCACCAGTAGACCCTAACCACATGCTATATGACAGGCAGTGGCACTGAGGTCTAGACCACTTTTACCATAACACATAACATACTGAGTACCAGCGCACAAGGCCCTGGCATCATGCAAACACCCAAAATTCATGAAACCACTctacaaacatgaacaaaacCAGAACTTGGACACATTACACGTTTGTTCTTCACAGTGGAGTTTTCAAAAGGCCATGATTATATATTTCAAGCTTTCATCAAAGCAGGGTCTAATTGTATCACTATGCTATAATTATCATTAATCAAATGCTTCAAATGCATGCTGATGCGGTCAGAAAAGAGGTCAAGTGAAACCCTAAAAAATTCCCCAAAGGTTTCTATTGAAAAATATGGTTTTTCAATAGAAAATTATGATGAAAATTTGCAGCTGGGTATTGCATCCCTCATCTTCTGTCCACAGTCTATCCATCATCACAATATAATTTCTGTTTTGACAGTGCTCTAGTTTGCACCCCATCTGCATTCAAGAACAAGACAAGGTTGTGCATGTAGAGACAGAtataatgcaaataaaacacaactgaGACACTTGACCTACATTGTGCATATCGCCAATGAGGCATGACTTTAATGGGCCTTCCCTGTGAAACCAAGATAGTTAATGTCTAATGCAACTTCTCCTTTTTTAGTATTGCGATCTTAAAAAAAGCAGGCATGTGTCAATAAACTAGAGtgtaaacatttttatgtaGGGTAGATATTACTCTACTATTGGTCTAACTGAATCCATCGACACTCAAACGAGGTTGTTATACTGTAGagtgaggaaaaagaagaaacaacaacaaccgaGGTGTTAAAGAAACACCCATGACTGTTGAGAAACCCCACCCTTACGCTGAAAATACACCTTCAAACAGCACAGTAACCACACTGCGTATTCTAAACcacagctgtttttctttctcttatcaCTGAGATGAGCCAACCTTGTAAGCTTTTACTGTTAGTGGCTGTAAACAAGATTGTGCTTTTGCCCTCCAGTCAGGAAAGTGATATTATTGTTTGTCCTGTGATATCCAACAAAAGACTCTCATCACTATCTCTTACATCAGTTTATCCTGTTGCACTGTTGCAAGGGGGCTGCAGTGGCTGTGTATCCCAGCATGCAGCGGGTCACTGGGCTTAGTTTCTGAATTCACCTGCCTTGctcttctgtatgtgtgtaacagGAAACCCATGTCAACATGCACCACCATGCAGAAATGCCTTATTCTTTGCCCTCATGGTAAGTCGGACAGGTCTTTGTGACATTGTGTTATCTGGACAGAAGAATTTCTGTAGCTAAAGCAAGTGCAAAGCTCATGTTTTCTAATCAATTTaataaaatcctgttttatgtttgttgcTCCTTACTGCTCGTTGTGCTTTCGTTACCtaagaatgagccctttatatccaCATAGGGGGCAGGTTCTCCTCCACAGAGCCCACCATGTTACACTGCCATGTTTCAGTatagtagcccagaatggacaaactaaacactggctctagagaggaccTTTTGTGATTTCGTGAGTTTTGCAGCCACACTTGATATTCATTGCTAGATGCCATTAAATCATACACACTGGTTTACAAAGGTTTGAAGGGCAGAAAATAGCACCATATACTCCTGCTATAGGTCAAAGAATATTCGCAGGCCCTGTGTTATCAGAAATAGTATTCAGCTTTGGTACAAGCACCTGGAGAAATTGGCTTTGAATTGGGCCAATGTAAGCATGTGTCATTACAGGGCATGTAGACCTATGTGATGTTTCACTGGTCCAACATTAGATAATAAAACTATACTAAATCACAAActggtaaaaacaaacaaaacaaaacaaaaagaactgctgtttttttctgtgggtTTGAAATTTTGAAACCCTTCTTAtggtacaccccccccccacacacacacacacacacacacacacacacgtgacatCAAGAGATGCGGTGCAGCAGCTGGTAGTGTAGTTTGATTTAGCACTtcaaagctgttttcacattattttttccatttgcaaGGAGAACTTCACAACAAGCTGACTAAGGTGTTATGATTAATATACGAACAGATAGTTTCCTACCTAAACATGCAGCAGCAGTGCACTGCCCCGATGTTCATACTACACTTCACCATTTGAGTCATTGCTGATATACAAAGTATTGATTGGTGAAACTTTAAATATTGTGGGAAACCACCTCCCTTCCTGTTGTGGACTTTTTACGTCAACTTCCATTGTGTGTTGTGGGCTAAGAGTTATAAGTATCAAAACTGTGTACAAggattaaatcatttaaatgtgctGAGAAAAACCCAGCTGGAAGGCAAAGATAATTTACAAGAGAAATGGTTAAACCATGGTGCTACAGACTCATGGAGCCTGAACaagagaaacaaacaagaacagATTGTAATCTTATGGTTCAGAGGTTGTTttgacaagttttttttttttttttttttttttttttttgactatgTTGCTACCATTAGGTCAATGGGTGCAATTAAAGAAACAATATATTTCTAACAAATGTGGCTGCTGAGTCTAGACCAACAGTCTTTAAAGTTGATTAAGTTACTTGGCGTTGAGCAGTCAACATCTGGTGGCCATAAAGCAGTATTACATCTTCATGGAACAAAGAAATAAATTGATCTTTACTGTGAGACCGCTGGAAGATGCTGTGAAAAAAAGCTCATTGAAATGACGAAATGTCAAAGAGTGTTTTCCCTTGATCAACTGTAATCAAATTGGCATACATAATGTAATGCAACATAAACTTCTGGTTTAA from Scomber japonicus isolate fScoJap1 chromosome 7, fScoJap1.pri, whole genome shotgun sequence encodes:
- the s1pr4 gene encoding sphingosine 1-phosphate receptor 4; translation: MNVFTSLTSPSSCPHLYRLPNYPSNTTISNATTAATGISHVILRHYNHTGRLQNRTISNNQNHISATMAIFLCFSVFIILENLLVLVAVISRIRHSRRWVYVCIANITLSDLLTGAAYLVNICMSGSQTFRLSPALWLFREGMLFVALAASIFSLLLIAVERYTTMMRPMPRKSAANTYYRIYGLVALCWVLALAIGFLPLLGWNCMCSLDKCSTLLPLYSKTYIFFSLIIFFLILLAIGVLYGAIYCHVHKSTQLATKRSRKRSFALLKTVISIVGVFMLCWGPLFLLLLVDFFCVSRQCALLFSADFCIVLAVLNSGLNPIIYALGSSDMRTAIAQLLCCCCLKAGLCAPDTFTSKDTSSTSENRRDSLRNSFNRIRNLSVASPPSTPSKTRKPPKKSRLSSTTTCLSVSSG